A part of Candidatus Melainabacteria bacterium genomic DNA contains:
- a CDS encoding class I SAM-dependent methyltransferase, with product MKDFSKVQIEQVKDFWDESPCNIHHSKEEIGTKKYFDEVEFRKYFVEPHILKFAEFERWRGKKVLEIGCGIGTDTVSFARNGARVTVVELSSKSIDIAKMRAKTYGLENKIQFYSGDAEKLSSFLPNEKFDLVYSFGVIHHTPHPENVIKEIKSFVHSKSIIKIMVYNRFSWKALWIFLKYGKGINFNFKKLIASHSEAQEDCPVTYTYTKGEIKKMLESFNFKVVDIKIEHIFPYNISDYVNYKYTKVWYFRILPDWLFKFLEKKLGWHLCVTAVPNEK from the coding sequence ATGAAAGATTTTAGTAAAGTACAAATAGAACAAGTAAAAGATTTTTGGGATGAAAGTCCCTGCAATATTCACCATTCAAAAGAAGAAATCGGAACAAAAAAATATTTTGATGAAGTTGAATTTAGGAAATATTTTGTTGAACCACACATACTTAAATTTGCTGAATTTGAAAGATGGAGAGGAAAAAAGGTCCTTGAAATTGGCTGTGGAATTGGCACTGATACTGTTAGCTTTGCACGTAATGGTGCAAGGGTAACTGTTGTTGAACTTTCTAGTAAATCTATTGATATAGCAAAGATGCGTGCTAAGACCTATGGTTTGGAAAATAAAATTCAATTTTACTCGGGTGATGCTGAAAAGCTAAGTAGTTTTTTACCAAATGAGAAGTTTGATTTAGTTTACTCATTTGGAGTAATACATCATACCCCACACCCAGAAAATGTAATAAAAGAAATAAAAAGCTTTGTTCACAGTAAAAGCATTATAAAAATTATGGTTTATAACCGGTTTTCATGGAAAGCATTGTGGATATTTTTAAAATATGGGAAAGGAATTAACTTTAATTTTAAAAAGTTAATTGCAAGTCACTCTGAAGCTCAGGAAGATTGTCCTGTTACCTATACTTATACAAAAGGTGAAATAAAGAAAATGTTAGAAAGCTTTAATTTTAAGGTAGTTGATATAAAAATAGAACATATTTTTCCTTATAACATCTCTGATTATGTGAACTATAAATATACTAAAGTTTGGTATTTTAGGATTTTACCTGATTGGTTATTTAAGTTTTTAGAAAAAAAATTGGGTTGGCATTTGTGTGTTACTGCAGTTCCAAATGAAAAATAA